A region from the Muribaculum gordoncarteri genome encodes:
- a CDS encoding Lnb N-terminal periplasmic domain-containing protein: MRIINKVSAAMAAMLLTAATFGDLQARNEVLPDDSISVSLITCLPGNQVYELEGHTALRIKRGDNDLAVNYGIFDFDSPNFIYRFVKGETDYMVAAYPFEYFMADYMRHGRRVVEQHLDLTQPQAHRLSELLSENLRPEKRTYRYNYVKDNCATRPLVMLEAAIGDTLSFTAPDHTADWTFRNAMRQYHANYPWYQFGIDLALGSGIDYKLSTREKSFAPEMLLALMSTATLRDSTGNQVPLVDSTETLWEGELSGGPLPPSPWHSTPMFVALCLLAATAIVTIHDCIRRKVTRWFDSIIFTLFGIAGCVITFLVFVSSHEATSPNWLIVWLNPFCLIVPLFIYTKKCAGLLKWYEIINFAALFLLSVTWPFTGQSGNSAFIPLLISDAMLSVRYIYITCVERKTPA, from the coding sequence ATGAGAATAATAAATAAAGTATCGGCCGCAATGGCGGCCATGCTGCTTACTGCAGCAACCTTCGGCGACCTACAGGCCCGTAACGAGGTGTTGCCCGACGACTCGATCAGTGTGAGCCTGATAACCTGCCTCCCCGGAAATCAGGTCTACGAGCTTGAAGGTCACACCGCATTACGCATAAAGCGTGGCGACAATGACCTCGCCGTAAATTACGGGATATTCGACTTCGACTCGCCCAACTTCATATACCGTTTTGTAAAAGGCGAAACCGACTACATGGTGGCGGCCTATCCCTTTGAATACTTCATGGCCGACTACATGCGTCACGGACGGCGTGTAGTCGAACAGCACCTCGACCTGACCCAACCCCAGGCCCACAGGCTTTCCGAGCTGCTGAGCGAAAACCTGCGGCCCGAAAAACGCACCTACCGTTACAACTACGTAAAGGACAACTGTGCAACAAGGCCACTCGTAATGCTTGAGGCCGCGATAGGTGACACCCTATCGTTTACCGCGCCCGACCACACTGCCGACTGGACTTTCAGAAACGCCATGCGACAATATCACGCCAACTATCCGTGGTATCAATTCGGCATAGACCTTGCGCTCGGTAGCGGCATCGACTATAAGCTGTCGACACGCGAAAAGTCATTCGCACCCGAAATGCTCCTCGCGCTCATGTCGACCGCCACCCTTCGCGACTCTACAGGCAATCAGGTGCCTCTTGTCGACTCCACCGAAACCCTGTGGGAGGGTGAGCTTTCGGGAGGACCGCTGCCGCCATCGCCGTGGCACTCCACGCCCATGTTTGTCGCCCTATGCCTGCTCGCCGCAACGGCAATAGTGACGATACACGACTGCATTCGCCGTAAAGTGACGCGCTGGTTCGACTCAATCATTTTCACCCTCTTCGGAATAGCGGGATGCGTCATCACGTTCCTTGTGTTTGTGTCATCCCACGAAGCCACTTCACCCAACTGGCTCATAGTTTGGCTCAATCCCTTCTGCTTGATTGTTCCGCTCTTTATCTACACAAAAAAGTGCGCCGGGTTGTTAAAATGGTATGAAATAATTAACTTTGCAGCATTATTTTTGTTATCAGTAACGTGGCCGTTCACCGGACAGTCCGGCAACAGCGCATTCATCCCGCTGTTGATAAGCGATGCCATGCTATCGGTACGATACATTTATATCACATGCGTCGAAAGAAAGACCCCCGCATAA
- a CDS encoding carbon starvation CstA family protein: MTLFLIALAILVGGYFIYGTLMERVIGCDPRREMPCYTKQDGVDYIPMATWRVFLIQFLNIAGLGPIFGAIMGVMFGPAAFLWIVLGTIFAGAVHDFLSGVISISSDGASLPEIVGEQLGVGVKQLMRGFSLLLMMLVGAVFVLTPAGLIADMTPDWMNVNFWIGAIFLYYILATLLPIDKLIGNLYPVFGFALLFMAAGIMGVLLFGDVTIPDGVSEGFYNRSANADSMPLFPMMFVSIACGAISGFHATQSPMMARCLKNEKLARPVFYGAMVAEGIVALIWAAAAIAFTGGYGELGEYLAENGGTGGLVHNISIEWLGAFGGMLAILGVVAAPISTGDTALRCARLIAADFMHCNQKSIVRRLAVSVPIFAVTFFIMQVNFDVLWRYFAWCNQTLAVFTLWAITVYLARNGKLYWVTLFPAMFMTCVCTTYILFAPEGLGLDYMLSLGIGIAAALLCAVTFAKSAYAIKGRITEY; encoded by the coding sequence ATGACATTATTTTTAATAGCGCTTGCCATACTTGTGGGAGGCTATTTCATTTACGGAACATTGATGGAGAGGGTCATAGGATGTGACCCCCGAAGAGAGATGCCCTGCTACACCAAGCAGGACGGTGTCGACTACATTCCCATGGCTACATGGCGAGTGTTTCTGATTCAATTTCTTAATATAGCCGGCCTCGGACCGATATTCGGAGCCATAATGGGCGTTATGTTCGGCCCCGCGGCGTTTCTGTGGATTGTTTTGGGAACAATCTTCGCCGGAGCTGTGCATGACTTCCTGTCGGGCGTTATCTCGATAAGCTCCGATGGTGCCTCGCTTCCCGAGATTGTGGGCGAGCAGCTCGGTGTGGGCGTGAAGCAGCTCATGCGTGGCTTCTCGCTGCTGTTGATGATGCTTGTAGGAGCAGTGTTTGTGCTGACACCCGCCGGACTCATCGCTGACATGACTCCCGACTGGATGAATGTCAACTTCTGGATAGGAGCCATATTCCTATATTATATACTTGCAACTCTGCTACCCATCGACAAGCTGATAGGCAATCTCTATCCGGTATTCGGATTTGCGTTACTTTTCATGGCTGCCGGAATAATGGGCGTTCTCCTATTTGGTGATGTCACGATACCCGACGGAGTGTCGGAGGGCTTTTACAACCGCTCGGCCAATGCCGACTCGATGCCCCTGTTCCCGATGATGTTTGTGTCAATAGCCTGTGGCGCGATATCGGGATTCCATGCCACACAGTCGCCCATGATGGCACGATGCCTCAAGAACGAGAAGCTTGCCCGTCCGGTGTTTTACGGAGCAATGGTGGCTGAGGGCATAGTAGCGCTGATATGGGCAGCTGCGGCGATTGCTTTCACCGGCGGATATGGCGAACTTGGCGAATACCTTGCCGAGAACGGCGGAACCGGCGGACTCGTGCATAACATATCGATAGAGTGGCTCGGTGCCTTCGGAGGAATGCTCGCCATACTCGGAGTTGTGGCCGCTCCCATCTCGACTGGCGACACCGCACTGCGTTGTGCGCGACTCATAGCCGCCGACTTCATGCACTGCAACCAGAAGAGCATCGTAAGGCGTCTTGCCGTGTCGGTGCCAATTTTCGCCGTTACATTTTTTATAATGCAGGTTAATTTCGATGTGCTTTGGCGTTACTTCGCCTGGTGCAACCAGACACTTGCCGTGTTCACGCTATGGGCCATCACCGTTTATCTTGCCCGCAACGGCAAGCTCTACTGGGTAACGCTGTTCCCGGCCATGTTCATGACCTGTGTGTGCACGACCTACATCCTTTTTGCTCCCGAGGGGCTTGGACTTGACTACATGCTGTCGCTCGGCATCGGCAT
- a CDS encoding glycoside hydrolase family 127 protein has translation MKKVLIAIAFLGFSSHNITTQAQDKLYSDEFPLGDIELLDGPLKKARDLNIETLLKYDCDRMLAPYRKEAGLEPRKPTYPNWDGLDGHVGGHYLSALAINAATGNEECRRRMEYMLEELNLCAEANDKRNEPWSRNYVGGFPNSAKLWSTFREGDFSTYFGAWAPFYNLHKMFAGLRDTWLYCDNATGRRLFLKFCDWAVDITSELTDEQMERMLGNEHGGMDEVIADAYAMTGDKKYLDCARRFAHRQLLIPMEEHRDCLDNMHANTQIPKVVGFQRISELDGDNKMHDASQYFWDIVTHERSLALGGNSRREHFPTKETCIDYVNDIDGPESCNTYNMMKLTEFLNRANPDGAYGDFYEVAMFNHILSTQHPEHGGYVYFTSARPRHYRNYSAPNMAMWCCVGTGMENHGKYGQFVWTRSKGAKSSDDALYLNLFVASQLNWRDKGMVLRQETAFPYAESSQISVVKGKGDFTLKIRKPSWCDDFKVKGVGFNADQYEENGFVCIKRKWKKGDRLEISMPMHAAVKPMPNVPQYVALTYGPILLGMKTGTEDLQSLIADDSRFGQYAGGERLPLDKAPILLPKEINDITRDLRPVAGKPLHFKLTTRMENPIDGELQPFFEIHDSRYMMYWLALSEKGYKEYLQKLADEEAERHALEARTIDKVMPGEQQPETDHRMETSRSEKGSTEGVFYRDARNGHHFSYLMKTNGETDLTLRLTFWGQDEWRTSEFDILIDDELMASADNTHRWRTTQFKTVDYAIPASMLNGKNEVRVKFQAHKGKQVGQIYGVRIIRNENNK, from the coding sequence ATGAAAAAAGTACTTATTGCCATAGCCTTTTTAGGCTTTTCATCACATAACATAACGACACAAGCTCAGGACAAACTATACAGCGACGAATTTCCTCTCGGCGACATCGAGTTGCTCGACGGGCCGCTGAAAAAAGCTCGTGACCTGAACATCGAAACGCTGCTGAAATATGACTGCGACCGAATGCTCGCTCCCTATCGCAAGGAAGCAGGTCTTGAACCCCGAAAACCGACCTATCCCAACTGGGACGGCCTCGACGGCCACGTGGGAGGACACTATCTGTCGGCACTTGCAATAAATGCCGCTACAGGCAACGAGGAGTGTCGCCGACGAATGGAATACATGCTCGAGGAGCTTAATCTTTGCGCCGAGGCCAACGACAAGCGCAACGAGCCTTGGAGCCGCAACTATGTGGGAGGATTCCCCAACAGCGCCAAACTGTGGTCGACATTCCGTGAAGGCGATTTCAGCACCTATTTCGGCGCATGGGCTCCATTCTATAATCTGCACAAGATGTTTGCCGGATTGCGTGACACTTGGCTCTATTGCGACAACGCCACCGGACGCCGGCTATTCCTGAAATTCTGCGATTGGGCTGTCGACATCACTTCGGAACTGACCGACGAGCAGATGGAAAGGATGCTCGGAAACGAACACGGAGGCATGGACGAGGTCATAGCCGATGCCTACGCAATGACCGGCGACAAAAAATACCTCGATTGCGCCCGTCGATTTGCCCACCGTCAGCTGCTCATCCCCATGGAAGAGCATCGCGATTGCCTTGACAACATGCACGCCAACACTCAGATACCCAAAGTAGTGGGATTCCAGCGCATATCCGAGCTTGACGGCGACAACAAGATGCACGATGCAAGCCAATACTTCTGGGACATCGTAACTCACGAGCGTTCACTCGCCCTCGGCGGAAACAGCCGACGCGAACACTTCCCCACCAAGGAAACCTGCATCGACTACGTGAACGACATTGACGGCCCAGAGTCGTGCAACACCTACAACATGATGAAGCTCACCGAGTTCCTCAACCGAGCAAATCCCGACGGAGCCTACGGCGACTTCTACGAAGTGGCCATGTTCAATCACATTCTCTCGACCCAGCATCCGGAGCACGGCGGTTATGTCTACTTCACATCGGCCCGTCCGCGTCACTATCGCAACTACTCCGCTCCCAACATGGCCATGTGGTGCTGCGTAGGAACGGGAATGGAAAATCACGGAAAGTACGGCCAGTTTGTGTGGACTCGTTCAAAGGGAGCAAAGAGTTCCGACGACGCTCTCTACCTCAACCTTTTTGTGGCTTCGCAGCTGAACTGGCGTGATAAGGGAATGGTGCTCCGTCAGGAAACGGCATTCCCCTATGCCGAATCATCGCAGATAAGCGTCGTGAAAGGCAAAGGCGACTTCACGCTCAAGATACGCAAGCCCTCATGGTGCGACGACTTCAAGGTTAAAGGCGTGGGATTCAACGCCGATCAATATGAGGAAAACGGATTTGTGTGCATCAAGCGCAAATGGAAGAAGGGCGACCGTCTTGAAATAAGCATGCCTATGCACGCCGCAGTAAAACCCATGCCCAATGTTCCGCAATACGTAGCCTTGACCTACGGGCCTATTCTGCTCGGCATGAAGACCGGCACTGAAGACCTTCAATCGCTGATAGCCGACGACAGCCGCTTCGGACAATATGCCGGCGGCGAACGCCTTCCGCTCGACAAGGCTCCCATCCTCCTGCCTAAGGAAATCAACGACATCACCCGCGACCTCCGACCCGTAGCAGGAAAGCCGCTGCACTTCAAGCTCACAACCCGCATGGAGAACCCCATCGACGGCGAATTGCAACCCTTCTTCGAGATACACGACTCGCGTTACATGATGTACTGGCTCGCACTTAGCGAAAAAGGATATAAAGAATATCTGCAGAAACTCGCCGACGAGGAGGCTGAGCGTCACGCACTCGAGGCGCGCACAATCGACAAGGTGATGCCAGGAGAGCAACAGCCCGAAACCGACCACCGAATGGAAACAAGCCGTTCCGAAAAAGGCTCAACCGAAGGTGTGTTCTATCGTGACGCACGCAACGGACACCACTTCAGCTACCTCATGAAGACCAACGGCGAAACCGATCTTACACTGAGGCTTACATTCTGGGGTCAGGACGAATGGCGCACATCGGAATTTGACATTCTTATCGACGACGAGCTGATGGCAAGTGCCGACAACACCCACCGCTGGCGCACGACACAGTTCAAGACTGTCGACTATGCAATACCGGCCTCGATGCTGAACGGAAAGAACGAAGTGCGCGTGAAGTTCCAAGCCCATAAAGGCAAGCAGGTGGGACAAATCTACGGAGTGAGAATAATCAGAAATGAGAATAATAAATAA
- a CDS encoding tetratricopeptide repeat protein, translating into MSFLCVGAFAGAVTLDEAKEMYLQGDFAGALPVFQEALASKPKDASLNHWVGVCLMQEGRDDEAVPHLKIADTKGIAEAPRYLAEIAFRKYDFEGAESYIAKYEKALKKSRKTMPEGAQAMIDRIDLAKTMLDRVERIVIIDSVTVDKEDFFRAYRLTPESGSLNTAEVLPEGVEAAYPTVVYMPETRTSMTWAAPDSLENYVLVSSNQLFDGSWEKPSPLPGALSDSGDSNFPFFMSDGVTLYYANDGDESIGGYDIFISRKGEDGFLQPQNIGMPYNSPYDDYMLAIDEVTGVGWWATDRNRIGDMITIYKFIPSDLRNNYPVDEEGLAAKAMITDYRSTWEEGKDYSDLLEAINEIDPDKKVKVGDFRFALPGGRIYTSWDDFKSPRAKELMEQYVESEKNFADKLSKLARLRDNYRNGNTEASAAILKLEKQIDADRTTLRKLANEVIKAEN; encoded by the coding sequence TTGTCGTTTTTGTGTGTTGGCGCATTTGCCGGAGCAGTGACGCTTGACGAGGCCAAGGAGATGTATCTTCAGGGCGACTTTGCCGGAGCGCTGCCGGTGTTTCAGGAAGCACTTGCGTCCAAGCCCAAGGATGCTTCGCTCAACCACTGGGTAGGGGTGTGCCTGATGCAGGAGGGGCGTGACGATGAGGCTGTGCCTCACTTGAAAATCGCCGACACCAAGGGCATTGCGGAGGCTCCGCGTTATCTTGCCGAGATCGCTTTCCGCAAATATGATTTCGAGGGAGCCGAGAGTTACATAGCAAAGTATGAGAAGGCGCTGAAGAAGTCACGCAAGACGATGCCCGAGGGCGCACAGGCGATGATTGACCGCATCGACCTTGCAAAGACGATGCTCGATCGCGTGGAGCGTATCGTGATAATCGACAGTGTGACTGTGGACAAGGAGGATTTCTTCAGGGCCTATAGGCTGACTCCTGAAAGCGGATCGCTCAACACGGCCGAAGTGCTCCCCGAGGGAGTGGAGGCCGCTTATCCCACAGTTGTGTATATGCCCGAAACCCGCACCTCGATGACCTGGGCGGCTCCCGACTCGCTTGAAAACTACGTGCTTGTGTCGTCAAATCAGCTGTTTGACGGCTCATGGGAGAAGCCGTCACCGCTTCCCGGTGCATTGAGCGACAGCGGCGACAGCAACTTCCCGTTCTTCATGTCGGACGGCGTTACGCTATACTATGCCAACGACGGAGATGAATCGATAGGAGGTTACGACATATTCATATCGCGAAAGGGCGAGGACGGATTTCTCCAGCCTCAGAACATAGGTATGCCCTATAACTCGCCTTATGACGACTATATGCTTGCCATTGACGAGGTGACGGGTGTTGGCTGGTGGGCCACCGACCGCAATCGCATCGGCGACATGATAACGATATATAAGTTCATACCTTCGGACCTGCGCAACAACTATCCGGTTGACGAGGAGGGGCTTGCCGCCAAGGCCATGATAACCGATTACCGCTCGACATGGGAGGAGGGAAAGGACTATTCCGACCTGCTTGAGGCGATAAACGAGATTGACCCCGACAAGAAGGTGAAGGTCGGCGATTTCCGCTTTGCGCTGCCCGGCGGTCGCATATACACCTCATGGGACGACTTCAAGAGCCCGCGTGCCAAGGAGCTGATGGAGCAGTATGTGGAGAGTGAAAAGAATTTTGCCGACAAGCTGTCAAAGCTTGCCCGACTGCGCGATAACTACCGTAACGGCAACACCGAGGCTTCGGCTGCTATATTGAAGCTGGAAAAACAGATAGATGCCGACCGCACAACGTTGCGCAAGCTTGCCAACGAGGTGATAAAGGCCGAGAATTGA